One window of the Sphaerochaeta associata genome contains the following:
- a CDS encoding fructose-6-phosphate aldolase yields MELMLDTANLAEIERGLATYPISGVTSNPTIIKAEGGVDFFVHMRKIRELIGESRSLHVQVVSTDCASIMAEAQKIVSLLGPSTFVKIPVTQEGLEAIRILSKKGVNITATAIYTTLQGILAMLSGARYLAVYYNRMLNIDIDAAKVIKELSSLLWANSTSCQVLAASFKNINEITTAYASGASCCTVPYSLLCTGLSMPSITKAVHDFTTNWEEVYGKRTLLDL; encoded by the coding sequence ATGGAACTTATGCTTGATACTGCGAATCTTGCTGAAATCGAGAGAGGCCTTGCGACCTATCCCATCAGCGGGGTGACATCCAATCCAACCATCATCAAAGCCGAAGGCGGCGTTGACTTCTTTGTCCATATGAGAAAAATCAGGGAGCTCATCGGTGAGAGCCGGAGCCTGCATGTGCAGGTGGTCAGTACCGATTGCGCCTCAATCATGGCTGAAGCACAGAAGATCGTCTCATTGCTCGGACCTTCCACCTTCGTCAAGATTCCTGTCACACAGGAGGGGCTTGAAGCAATCCGCATTCTCTCCAAGAAAGGGGTCAATATTACAGCGACTGCAATCTATACGACGCTGCAGGGCATCCTCGCCATGCTCAGCGGGGCGCGATACCTTGCCGTCTACTACAACCGGATGCTGAACATCGATATCGATGCGGCGAAGGTAATCAAGGAGCTGAGCTCGCTGCTGTGGGCCAACAGCACCAGCTGCCAGGTCCTTGCAGCAAGCTTCAAGAACATAAATGAGATCACCACAGCCTATGCAAGCGGGGCCAGCTGCTGTACGGTTCCCTACTCGTTGCTTTGTACCGGCTTGTCCATGCCCTCCATCACCAAGGCCGTCCACGATTTCACCACAAACTGGGAAGAGGTATATGGAAAACGAACACTCCTTGATCTTTGA
- a CDS encoding XylR family transcriptional regulator — translation MKQIGLKLRFQDGYDMAVASGVVQYARAKGDWQVRGQGPWFFSLDQEALSECDALIARIEDDQEALFCASLGIPVVDIAGSSSLKLFSQVRNDDYQTGVSAGTYLKKLGSKNVGWCGVDHVHWARERFVGFASSVSMNPSDIVSFSRPLGWWRQLYEPSVELDAWLQTLKKPISLFCCNDLSAMKVELACQRLSINIPIEVMVLGVDNETLLCELASPSISSIQPDCKTIGYEASAMLDAMLGGRQSGMHIRRIAPGPVTERESTRLVLCEDEQVADALRLIKARATSGLTASDVADEATICRRALEMRFRRYRKRTIWEEITTEKLEQACLLLKQSNATITQISEQCGFGSIHRFYSLFKRAYRMTPSQFRSKKLRF, via the coding sequence ATGAAACAAATTGGTTTGAAGCTTCGATTTCAGGACGGCTATGACATGGCTGTTGCCAGCGGGGTGGTGCAGTATGCGAGGGCCAAAGGTGATTGGCAGGTCAGGGGGCAAGGCCCGTGGTTCTTCTCCCTCGATCAGGAGGCTTTGTCGGAGTGCGATGCCCTGATCGCCCGCATCGAGGACGACCAGGAAGCACTCTTTTGTGCTTCGCTTGGGATTCCTGTAGTTGATATTGCCGGCTCATCATCTCTGAAGCTGTTCAGCCAGGTACGCAACGATGACTACCAGACGGGGGTGAGCGCCGGTACCTACCTGAAGAAACTTGGCAGCAAGAACGTCGGGTGGTGCGGAGTCGACCATGTGCATTGGGCCCGGGAGCGTTTTGTGGGATTTGCCAGCAGCGTGAGTATGAACCCATCCGATATTGTCTCCTTCTCCCGGCCGCTTGGGTGGTGGAGACAGCTGTACGAACCATCAGTGGAGCTGGATGCATGGCTGCAGACACTGAAAAAGCCCATCAGCTTGTTCTGCTGCAACGACCTTTCGGCCATGAAGGTCGAGCTTGCCTGCCAGCGGCTTTCGATCAACATACCGATCGAGGTCATGGTGCTGGGGGTGGACAACGAGACACTGCTCTGCGAACTGGCCAGTCCCTCGATTTCCAGCATCCAACCTGACTGCAAGACCATCGGCTATGAAGCTTCGGCGATGCTCGATGCGATGCTTGGCGGAAGGCAGAGCGGGATGCATATCCGGCGAATTGCACCAGGCCCGGTGACCGAACGCGAGAGCACCCGTCTGGTACTCTGCGAGGATGAGCAGGTGGCCGACGCGTTGCGGTTGATAAAGGCCCGGGCCACCTCGGGTCTGACAGCCAGTGACGTGGCCGATGAAGCGACGATTTGCAGACGCGCACTGGAGATGCGCTTCCGCCGGTACCGCAAGCGTACAATCTGGGAGGAGATAACCACAGAGAAGCTGGAGCAGGCCTGCTTGTTGCTCAAGCAATCCAATGCCACCATCACCCAGATCAGCGAGCAGTGTGGTTTCGGTTCCATTCATCGTTTCTACAGCCTGTTCAAACGGGCGTATCGAATGACGCCAAGCCAATTTCGCTCGAAGAAACTACGCTTCTGA
- a CDS encoding aldo/keto reductase, with product MSHTTITIPATGAEMPVIGVGTFGSDHVSASEMAQAVKLALEIGYRNIDCASVYANEKEIGQVLHESNIPRKELWITSKVWNDMHGKKNVIASAKQSLRDLRLDYLDLYLVHWPFPNYHPPKCDVTSRSPDARPYIHEEFMETWQGMEELVREGLVRHIGTSNVTIPKLELLLGSCSIRPSVNEMELHPCFQQKEFRQYLAMQNIIPIGYSPLGSPNRPERDTTAEDVVDMEHPIVLELARKHNVHPAAVCLKWARGNGIVPIPQSTKERNLRSNLESVLGEPLSKEELMLLERADCNNRLIKGQVFLWNEAESWHDLWDEDGTIPCPESYRKGGAR from the coding sequence ATGAGCCACACAACCATTACCATACCCGCTACCGGTGCAGAAATGCCGGTGATAGGAGTAGGAACCTTTGGCAGCGACCATGTCAGTGCCAGTGAAATGGCCCAGGCAGTCAAGCTTGCCTTGGAAATCGGATATCGCAACATTGACTGTGCCAGCGTCTACGCCAACGAGAAAGAGATCGGACAGGTGCTCCATGAGAGCAACATTCCCAGAAAGGAACTTTGGATCACGAGCAAGGTCTGGAATGACATGCATGGGAAAAAGAATGTCATTGCTTCGGCAAAACAGAGCCTACGCGACCTGCGCCTCGATTACCTCGACCTGTATCTGGTCCATTGGCCGTTTCCCAACTACCATCCCCCCAAGTGCGATGTCACCAGCCGCAGTCCCGATGCAAGGCCTTACATCCATGAAGAGTTCATGGAAACATGGCAGGGCATGGAGGAATTGGTCAGGGAGGGCTTGGTCCGTCATATCGGAACCAGCAATGTGACCATACCCAAGCTTGAACTGCTCTTGGGTTCTTGTTCCATCAGGCCTTCGGTCAACGAAATGGAGTTGCACCCCTGCTTTCAACAGAAAGAGTTCAGGCAGTACCTCGCCATGCAGAACATCATTCCCATCGGATACAGTCCACTGGGCTCTCCCAACAGGCCCGAACGGGACACCACGGCGGAGGACGTTGTGGATATGGAGCACCCGATCGTGCTCGAGCTTGCCAGAAAGCACAACGTCCATCCGGCGGCCGTCTGCCTGAAATGGGCACGGGGCAACGGTATAGTTCCCATTCCCCAGTCCACCAAGGAGAGGAACCTGAGAAGCAACCTGGAAAGCGTTCTAGGCGAGCCGCTGAGCAAAGAAGAACTCATGCTGCTTGAACGTGCCGATTGCAACAACCGCCTGATCAAGGGGCAGGTGTTTTTGTGGAATGAAGCGGAATCATGGCATGACCT